The Prevotella sp. E2-28 genome includes the window ATGCATACAGAGGCTCACAGACAGTATATGCTGGCTAATGGTGCCTCTTTGCTGGAGTCTTTAATGCCCAGTGTGCGCAGAGCCCTGAGAGCAGCCGTTCAACCACAATTACGAACAATGGCACAGCCCCTGTTGGTGACTATGCCATTACTCTTTGTCGGTATGTTGCTGGGCGGCGCTTCGCCCGTCACAGCAGTTATCGTGATGATCTTATTGATGATGGCTGCTTTCGTGTCAACAGTCGTTGCCGCCATCGTAGCCCTTTACTGCTTTAAGAGGTAAGCCTTAAAGTCCTCGAAGTTCTTGGTCATCGGAACACTCTGCTTCTCGCCCTTCATGAAGGCAGCGAGGCGCTCTGGAATCTCTACGTCGATGCCAAGGATGTCGTCCACCTTCTCTTTGAACTTAGCTGGATGGGCAGTCTCGCAGAAGATGCCAATCTCGCCAGGCTTCAGACTGTCCTCAAGGGCTTGGTAGCCACATGCTCCGTGAGGGTCGAGGATATAGCCTGTCTCCTTGTAGCACTTGCGCATGGTCTCCTTGATTTGCTCGTCGCTGTAGGTGGCACCGCTGATGAGGCTGGTGATACGCTGATGCGTCTCTTCGGGTGAGAGCTTTCCGTTCTCAGAGTAAAGGTTAATGATGCGGGCGAAGTTAGAGGGATCGCCCACGTCCATAGCATTTGCCAACGTCTGCTTAGAGGGCTTGGGATTATACTGGCCCGTCTGCAGATAGTTATAGAAGATATCGTTGGCATTATTAGCTGCGATGAAGCGCTTCACGGGCATACCCATCTGATGACCAAACAGGGCAGCACAGATATTGCCGAAGTTGCCTGAGGGCACGCAGATTACGATGTCTGATGGCTGATGGCCGAGAGCGATGAGTTGAGCCACGGCATTGAAATAATAGAATGCCTGAGGCAAGAAGCGCGCCACATTGATGGAATTGGCTGATGTCAACATCATGTGCTGATTAAGCTCTGCATCCATGAAGGCCGACTTTACCAGAGCCTGACAGTCATCGAAGACGCCGTCAACCTCAATAGCCGTGATGTTCTTGCCCAGCGTGGTGAACTGGCATTCCTGGATGGGACTTACCTTTCCTTTTGGATAGAGTACATAGACGTGAATGCCCTCAACGCCAAGGAAACCATTAGCTACGGCAGAGCCTGTGTCGCCAGAGGTAGCAACGAGTACGTTGACTTCCTTCTGACCATTTGCAGACTTCTCACTTTTAAGGAAGTACTGCAGCAGGCGTGCCATAAAACGGGCACCTACATCTTTGAAAGCCAGTGTGGGACCATGAAATAGTTCCAATGAATAGATATTCTTGCCTTGCAAGCGTCCTTCGGTCGAGCGATCCTTGACCTTAACGATAGGACAATCAAACTGCAGGGTGTCGTAAACTAAGTCCTGCAGACCGTCGAGGTCCACATCATCGCCAAAGAAGGCACAGGCCACATTGAAGGCGATGTCCTGGAACTTCATCTTCGACATGTCGTCGAAGAATGCCTTTGGCAATGGATTGATTTTTTCGGGCATATAGAGTCCGCGATCCTCAGCCAGTCCTTTAACGACGGCCTTTTTCAAGTCGGCCACAGGGGCCTTTCCGTTAGTACTGTAATATTTCATATCCTAACTGATTTTCATAAATTCTTGCATAAACTCATTCAGACGCAGCAGTCCGTAACCGCCAGTGACGCACGACTCCTCGTCATAGTGCTCCACGTCATCGGGTTCTATACCTTTATAATATATAATGAAAGGTACGGGCTCATTAACATGGATACGCTGCTCAACGGGGGTGGGGTGATCAGGGAGGATGGCGATGCATACGGGCTCGTCCATCTGTTCCGTAGCCTCGAAGATAGGCTTGATAAGACGCTGATCTAAGTAGTCGATAGCTTTGAGCTTTAAGTCGAGATCGCCATCATGACCAGCCTCGTCAGTAGCTTCTACGTGTACAAAGACGAAGTCATCTTTCTGTAATGCTTCGATGGCAGCCTGTGCCTTTCCCTCATAGTTCGTGTCGGCCAGTCCTGTAGCTCCAGGCACTTTGATGATACGCAAGCCTGCGTATTTGCCGATACCCTGAATCAGGTCAACAGCTGAGATGACCGCTCCTGTCTTTACCTGTGGGTACTGCTGCATAAGTGTCTGCATGGAAGGACGATAGCCTCCGCTCCAAGGCCAGATGCTATTAGCTTGGCGCTCACCGCGGTTTGCTTTCTCGATGTTATAAGGATGCTTGGCTAGCAATTCCTGAGAACGCAGAATCAAGTCGTTGATGAGAGAGGCGGTGGACTGAGCAGCGACGATGTCGCTGCCTACGAGACCATCCTCAGGTTTTACCAACAACGGGCGCCAGGGCTCGTTGGGGTGATCATGGGGTGGGGCACAGACGATGTGCTTGTTGCCGCCTTTGATGACCAACAGATGACGGTACTGGATACCACAGATGAACTTGACACGTTCGCAACCCTCTTTTTCATTGATGGGTTTTGCGAGCTGCTCGTTGAGATAATCGATGAGTACACGGGCGTCCTCTGTCTGTAGGTTACCACCATTATGGGTGATAATCTTTCCATCCTCCAATGTGATGATGTTGCAGCGGATAGCGAAATCATCAGGCTGCATCTCGTAGCCAATAGAAGCTGCTTCCAGAGGACCGCGACCCTCATAGACCTTGTTGAGGTCATAACCTAAGATGGCGGTGTTGGCTACCTCACTACCAGGAGGAAAACCTTCAGGTACAGTTACGAGACGACCAGTGCGACCAGCCTTTGCCAATCGGTTCATATATTCAGGACGGGCATACTGTAAGAGTGTCTTGCCACCTAGGCGTTCCACCTTGTGATCTGCCATGCCGTCGCCCAAAATGATAATGTGCTTCATAATGAACTGAAAACCGGGCGGCAAGACCGCCCGGCACACTATTAGATGTTAGCAATAGACATGATATTCGCAAAGACACCTGCTGCAGTAACGGCAGCACCAGCTCCGTATCCCTGAATGAGCATAGGATACTCCTTATAGCGT containing:
- a CDS encoding cofactor-independent phosphoglycerate mutase; protein product: MKHIIILGDGMADHKVERLGGKTLLQYARPEYMNRLAKAGRTGRLVTVPEGFPPGSEVANTAILGYDLNKVYEGRGPLEAASIGYEMQPDDFAIRCNIITLEDGKIITHNGGNLQTEDARVLIDYLNEQLAKPINEKEGCERVKFICGIQYRHLLVIKGGNKHIVCAPPHDHPNEPWRPLLVKPEDGLVGSDIVAAQSTASLINDLILRSQELLAKHPYNIEKANRGERQANSIWPWSGGYRPSMQTLMQQYPQVKTGAVISAVDLIQGIGKYAGLRIIKVPGATGLADTNYEGKAQAAIEALQKDDFVFVHVEATDEAGHDGDLDLKLKAIDYLDQRLIKPIFEATEQMDEPVCIAILPDHPTPVEQRIHVNEPVPFIIYYKGIEPDDVEHYDEESCVTGGYGLLRLNEFMQEFMKIS
- the thrC gene encoding threonine synthase, with product MKYYSTNGKAPVADLKKAVVKGLAEDRGLYMPEKINPLPKAFFDDMSKMKFQDIAFNVACAFFGDDVDLDGLQDLVYDTLQFDCPIVKVKDRSTEGRLQGKNIYSLELFHGPTLAFKDVGARFMARLLQYFLKSEKSANGQKEVNVLVATSGDTGSAVANGFLGVEGIHVYVLYPKGKVSPIQECQFTTLGKNITAIEVDGVFDDCQALVKSAFMDAELNQHMMLTSANSINVARFLPQAFYYFNAVAQLIALGHQPSDIVICVPSGNFGNICAALFGHQMGMPVKRFIAANNANDIFYNYLQTGQYNPKPSKQTLANAMDVGDPSNFARIINLYSENGKLSPEETHQRITSLISGATYSDEQIKETMRKCYKETGYILDPHGACGYQALEDSLKPGEIGIFCETAHPAKFKEKVDDILGIDVEIPERLAAFMKGEKQSVPMTKNFEDFKAYLLKQ